From the Vallitalea longa genome, the window TAATATAGTAAAAAGCAAAATTGGTATACATATGACTAGTAATAATATGATACCTGCAATTACTCTATTTCTTTTCTTCTTACGATTTGCTATATAAACTTTTTCCCAATGCCTAACAGCTTTAGTACTTACTTCAAGTTTATCAGCAATCTCTTCAACTGTTTTATTTCCATTAATGATTAATTTAACATTATTAATCTTAACATTATTATCTATTTTTTTTACCATCGCTTTCATCCTATTAAATTATTTTCACTTAATATGTCATAAAGTGTCAAACGAAACGTCCCAATGTCATATAATGTATTCTAAAAAACTTTTCAATTACTTCAATATAATAAAACATTGCCAACATTAGCAATTATAACCTATATTTAAATAATCGAAAAGTTATTACTCATTATCATTCTATTGTAACACTTTTATTGTCTATCATTCTTTGTAAAGCTGTCATAATACCGAATTTTGCATGATGCCATGATAAACCGCCCTGAAAAAAAACTGTATACGGGGGTTTTATAGGTGCATCAGCACTTAACTCTATTGATGAACCTTGTACAAATGCGCCCGCTGCCATAATCACTTCTGAATCATATCCTGGCATATCCCATGGTTCTGGTGTTACATAACTATCTACTGGAGATGCAGCTTGAATTCCTTGACAAAAAGCAATTATCGCTTCAGGTGATCCCAGATTAATAGCTTGTATGATATCATGTCTACTTTCATCTTTATCAGGTATTACCTCATAACCTAACTTCTGAAAAACATTAGCAGCAAATATAGCTCCTTTTAAAGCACCTGCTACAATTTGTGGTGACATGAATAATCCTTGAAAAAATTGTTGATTAAGTCCAAGGGTAGCACCTATTTCTTTTCCTAATCCAGGAGCTGTCAATCTAACTGCACAATTTTCTATATACTCTTCTTTACCAACAATATATCCGCCAATTGGTGCAAGTCCACCACCTGGATTCTTAATTAACGAGCCTACTATCATATCTGCCCCTAAGTCTGTAGGTTCTATTTTTTCCACAAATTCTCCATAACAATTATCAACCATACATATTATGTCACTTCTTACACCTTTAACGCATGAGATGATTTCTCCTATCTGATTAACAGATAGCGTAGGTCTTGTATCGTAACCTTTTGATCTTTGGATAGTAACAAGTTTCGTTCTATCATTAATAGCGTTTCTAATCCCATCAAAATCAATGCTCTTATTCTCTATCATATCTACTTGATTATAAGTAATATCATATTCACTTAGTGAACCTCTGGTTTCTCTAATACCTATAACCTCTTCTAAAGTATCATATACTTTACCTACTGGTGATAATATTTCATCGCCAGGTCTTAAATTCGCTGCTAAAGCAACTGTAAGTGCATGAGTTCCAGATATTAATTGTGGACGCACTAAAGCAGCTTCTGCATTAAATACAGAAGCATACACACTTTCCAACGTATCTCTCCCAAGATCATTATAACCATATCCGGTTGTTGCAGCAAAATGTACATCACTAACTCTATTTTCTCTCATTGCTGAGAGCACTTTTAGTTGATTATACTCTGCAATTTCATCAACATCTTTAAATCTATCAATCAAACCATTTTCTATTTCTTGACAAAAGTTATAAACCTCTTCTGAGATGTTTTGCTTTTGATACATCTTTTGTAAAAAATTAGTCATTTATCTATACCTCTTTATTCTTCAATAGATAAGGATACTTCTCTTGAAGGAATAACAGTTGATATAGCATGTTTATATATCATTTGTTGTTTACCTTCTGTTTCAAGAATTACTATAAAATTATCAAATCCTTTTACATATCCTTTAAGTTGAAATCCATTTGTTAAATATACCACTACGATTGTCTTGTCTTTTCTTACTTGATTTAAAAATAAATCTTGTAGATTAATTGGTTTACTCATTAACTCGCCCCCATTAGTATATTATTTTAAATTATATATTAATTTAATATTACTTCCTTAAACATATAAAGATCTACTTGTACTGACCTTAAGATACTCCACATGTATAGGACATTTACTCTAAGTAGGATATTAAGATTTCTATCTATTTATAAAATCTTAACAAAGCATAGCTTATTGGTTCTAATAAGAATAATAAATTTATATAATTTAATTTCTTTTGTATAATTTTTAACCTCATTACTATTGTATTATATAATTCCTAATTCTTCAATATCTTTTAACATTTTATTTAAAATTAATTCTTTATTAAAATTATATTCGTCAACATTTATCCATCTAACATTCTTTTCTCTTTTGAACCAGGTAATTTGGCGTTTTGCAAAATGTCTTGTATCTCTTTTTAATATATAGATAGCTCTATCTAAGTCATATTCACCATCTAGGAAACCGTAAATCTCCTTATATCCTAATCCTTTCATAGAGACTAGATCTTTTGTATACCCCATATCTTTAAGTTTTTCAACTTCATTTACCAAACCTTGTTCTATCATTATGTCTACTCTTTTGTCTATTCTTTCGTATAATAATTTTCTGTCCATATTTAATACATAAAATGCCAAGTTGTAATCAGATTCTTTTTGTGATTCTCTTTCATTATGAACAGAAATGGGCTTGCCCGTTTCTCTATAATATTCTAGAGCTCTAATTACTCTTTTTAGATTATTAGGATGAATCTTATTATACGATACAGAATCAATTTCCTTTAACATGTTGTGTACATGTTCATTACCTAATCGTAAAGCCTCTTCTTGTAACTGATTCCTATATGAATCATCCTTACATGTATTATCAAAATCAATATCATATAAAACTGATTGAATATAAAATCCAGTACCACCTACCATAATAGGTATCCTATTGATATCTACAATCTTATTGATAGATTCTTTGGCGAGATTCTGAAAAATATTTATATTAAATTCTTCATTAGGATCCAATATATCTATTAAATGATGTCTAATTCCTGAAGTTTCTTCTTGGGTAACTTTTGCTGTTCCAATATCCATATGTTTATAGACTTGCATAGAATCAGCAGATATAATTTCACCATTTATATTCTTTGCCAGCTTAACCGATAAATCAGTCTTTCCAACAGCTGTAGGTCCAGCTATAACAATCAAAGGTTTTTTCAATATATCCACTCCTATTATTGTATTCTTTTGAATTTCTTCTCTAACTCATATTTAGTCATTGAAATAATTGTAGGTCTACCGTGGGGGCATGTATACGGATTTTCAATTTTTAGTAACTCATCAAATAATTTTTCATATTCTATCAATGATAATTTGTCATGAGCTTTTACGGCTGCTTTACATGCCATTGTTGCTATATTATCTCTTATCATATCATATTTATTAGGGTCATAATGTTCATTCAAGTTATCTAATATGTCTATAAATTGTTCTTCACTTAATGATTTGTTAAATATATATGGTACACTCCTTATTGCATAAGCGTCTTTACCGAATTCTTCTATTTCAAATCCTAATTCATCAAATAACTTTTTATAGTCTTTCACAAGTTGTTTCTCTCTTATAGAAACATGTATTATTATTGGTTGTAAAAGACCTTGTGACATGATTTCCATATTTTTTAATTTATTCATAAATCTTTCGTAGAGAACTCTTTCATGTGCTGCATGTTGGTCTATAATATAAAATTTATTTTCTAGTTCAACTATCCAATAAGTATTAAATAATTGGCCTATTATTTTATGACTTTTAATAGTTTTTTTAGTTGGTTCTTCAGACTCCAGTAATACACCTTGTTCAACTATCTGTTTTTGGTTATTATTGACATTAACCTTATTATTGTCTTGATTATTTATTAAATTACTTATTTCTTTTTTAACAGTATTATCACTAATTGCATTTATAGCAGTCTCTTTTTTCACTTTTTCTTCTTCTTTATTATCTGGTTTTATTGTTTGTAAAAAAGTTTGATGCACCTTATCATTAGTTATTTGTGAATTTCTAATAAAAGTATTATTTTTATCTGTATCTTTATAATTTGTGGCTTTTTCTTTAAGAATATCATTTTTTATCTGATTCAACCTATTTTTCTCAAATGGTTCAGGAATAGAAGCTTTTTTACTGTTAATTATCTCAGATTGTATCTTCTTCTTATTGTCTATAGTCACTTCAGGTATTAAATCAATTTTCCTTAATGATTCATTTATCCCTTTTATAAATGAACTATACATAATAGACTCATTATGAAACCTAACCTCCATTTTAGTAGGATGCACATTAACATCAATAAGTTCAGGATTTATTTTAATATAGAATGCTGTGAAAGGATATCTATGAACTGTTAATTTAGTTTTATATCCTTCTTCTATAGCTTTCATTATGATTTTGCTCTTTATATAACGACCATTAATATAGTAGTTTTCATAATTCCTATTTGCTCTGCTGATGCTAGGTTTCCCAATGTATCCTTTGATTTCAAAATCATCCTCTTTGATTTCAATAGGTACTATGTTCTTAGCTATTTCTTTACCATAAATATTGAAAATACAATCCTTAAGAACATTATTACCAGAAGTATGTAATTTTATAGTATTATTATAAATAAATTTGAACGATATATGCATATTACCAAGAGCCAGTTTATTAATTAATTCACTTACATAAGCTCCTTCTGTAGCAGGTTTTTTAAGAAATTTACGTCTTGCTGGTGTATTGAAAAATATATTATTAACAATGATGGTGGTTCCTTCTGGGCAACCAATTTCTTCTTTACTTATTTCTTTACCGCCTTCAATTACATATCTTACACCTGTAATATCATCATAAGTTTTAGTTATCACTTCTACCTGTGATACTGCTGCAATACTAGCTAATGCTTCACCTCTAAAACCAAGTGACGATACTGTTACCAGATCTTCTATTGATTTTATTTTACTGGTTGAATGTCTGATGAATGCTGTTTGAATATCTTCTTTTGAAATTCCTTTTCCATTATCCGTTATACGAATAAAAGATATTCCTCCTTCTTTTATCTCAACAGTTACAGCACTTGCATTAGCATCAATAGAATTTTCAACTAATTCCTTAACAACTGATGATGGTCTTTCGACAACTTCACCTGCAGCTATTTTATTGATAGTACTTTGATCTAGAATTTTTATTTCAGGCATAATGACACTTCCTTTCTAATCTAAGGCTCTTTTATGTAATTCATACAGCTTATTCAATGCATCCAGTGGTGTCATTTCTACTATATTAAGACTTTTTAATTCATCTATTACATCATTATTATTCATAACATCAAATAATCCTAATTGAACTGGTTCATCTGCTTCCTTAGCCTTCTCCTCAGTAATAATTTCAGTATCATCTTCATTGATTGTAGCTATTTCTTCTATAGCATCTTTACATACTATTTCAGTCTTCTTAGTAATATCTGCATTGCTTAATTCTGATAATAATATTTTAGCTCTGTCTATCACATCATTTGGAACACCTGCAAGTTTCGCAACTTGTACACCATAGCTGTTATCCGTACTTCCTTTTATGATTTTACGCAAAAATATTATATCATCGCCTTTTTCTTTTACTGAAATACAATAATTCTGTACACCATCAACTTTTCCTTCTAATTCAGTAAGTTCATGATAATGGGTAGCAAATAATGTTTTCGCACCAATTTTCTTTTTATTTACTATATATTCAACAACTGACCATGCAATACTAAGTCCATCAAATGTACTTGTACCTCTACCTATTTCATCAAGAATAAGAAGGCTGTTACTTGTTGCATTTCTTAGTATATTGGCAACTTCTGTCATTTCAACCATAAAAGTACTTTGACCGGACGCAAGATCATCAGAAGCTCCTACTCTAGTGAAAATACGATCCACTATTCCAATATGTGCTTTACTAGCTGGAACAAAGCTACCAATCTGTGCCATCAGAACAATTAATGCAACTTGTCTCATATATGTGGATTTACCTGCCATATTAGGACCTGTTATAATGGAGAATCTGCTATCTTCCTTATTGAGATAGGTATCATTGCAGATGAACATCTCATTATTCATCATTTTCTCAACAACAGGATGACGCCCATCTTTTATGTCAATATCACCATCATTACTTAATACTGGACGTATATAATTATATTTGTCAGCAACATCAGCCAATGAAGATATAACATCAAGTATAGCTACCTTGTATGCTGTATCCTTAATTCTATCCACTTCTTTAGCTACTTTATTTCTCAATTCCACGAATAGTTCATACTCAAGAGCTACAACTTTTTCCTCTGCTCCCATTATAGTATTTTCCATTTCTTTTAATTCTGGAGTAATATATCTTTCTGAATTAGTTAAGGTCTGTTTTCTAACATATCTATCAGGAACTAGATTCAGGTTTGATTTTGTTACATCTATGTAATATCCAAATACTTTATTGAACTTTATTTTCAGATTCTTAATTCCTGTCAATTCTTTTTCTTTCGCTTCTAATTCAGCAATCCACTGTTTACCTCTTGTTCCAGCTTTTCTTAACTTATCAACTTGCTGATGATAACCGGTTTTAATTATTCCCCCGTCCTTTATAGATATAGGAGGATCATCAATTATTCCCTTATTGATTAAATCAAAAACATCGCGTAGGTCATCAAAATTATCTTTCATCCGGGTAATGTATTTGCAATTCAATTCGCTCAATAGTTTTTTGATAAAAGGTAACATCTCAAGAGAATTCTTAAAAGCGATTAAATCTCTACAATTAGCCGTTTTCAGACTTATCTTACTCATTAATCTTTCTAAATCGTATATGGGATTAAGAAATTCCTTTAATTCTTCACTTACTATAGGTTTATTCTTTAATTCTTCAACTCCATCAAGTCTATCTTCAATATCGCTTTTTGATAACAAAGGCTGTTCAATCCATTTTCTTAAAAGCCTTGATCCCATAGCAGTTTTAGTTCTATCAAGCACCCATAATAAAGAACCTCTACGTTCTTTTTCTCTAAGTGTTTCTACTAACTCTAAGTTCCTTTTTGATGATAAGTCAACCATCATATAGGAATCTGTCAAATAAGGAGTCAACGTAGTTATATGAGATATATTACTTTTTTGAGTCTTATACAAATATTCTAATAATGCTCCTACTGCACATACCCCTTGGTTGAATTCCTTAATTCCCAATCCATCTATAGCACCTACTAAAAATTGGTCTTTTATGTTTTTCACACATCTATTATAATCAAAATACCAATCTTCTTCTTGACTTATATATGAATGAAATCTGTCTTTCAGCTCCCTGATGAAATCTGTAGATTCAATAATGTCTTTATTACATATTATTTCTGTTGGTACAAATTTTCCTATTTCATCAATAAGTTTTCTTTTCTCTTTTACTTCTGTAACCAGAAAATCTCCAGTAGTTATATCTACAAGTGCAATACCATAATTATCTTTATTATTGCATATACTCATCAAATAGTTGTTTTTGGTTTCGTCTAGTGATTGCATATTTAAATTGGTACCAGGCGTAACGATTCTAACAACTTCTCTCTTAACTATACCTTTGGCTTGCTTCGGATCTTCTACCTGTTCACATATAGCTACCTTGTACCCTTTTTTAATTAACTTATTGATATAGTTTTCAGATGAATGATGTGGAACACCACACATAGGCGCTCTATCAGCTTGTCCACAATCTCTGCCAGTTAACGTAATTCCTAATTCTCTAGACGCCAACTTAGCATCTTCAAAAAACATCTCATAGAAATCACCTAATCTAAAAAATAATATACAATCATCATATTGTTCTTTTAGGTCTATATATTGTTGCATCATAGGTGATAATTTATTCTTCATTAAGTAACCTCTTTTCGTAATGTAATTATTATCCGTAACGATTAATATAAAACTATAGTTTAATTTACTCAGCTAATTCCCCTAATAAATAATAACCTTTTGACTCAATTATATTAACAGGTACTATTTTACCTATTAAATCTTCATTACCTTTAAAGTGTACAAGATGATTACTTTCTAATCTACCTGATACTAGATCATTATTTTGTTTATTGACTTGTTCAACTAATACATCATAAGTAGAACCTACTTTATCACATGCTTTTTTATGCACTATTTCGTCTAATACTTCTAACAATCTATTAAAACGTTCTTTTGCTACATTCTCAGGAACTTGATTTTCCATAGTCGCAGCTGGTGTTCCAGTTCTGACGGAATATAAAAATGTAAAAGCATTGTCAAATTCAACTTTTTTAACTACATCTATCGTATCCATAAAATCTTCTTCGGTCTCTCCTGGGAAACCTACAATTATATCCGTAGTTAATGCGACATTTTTACGAACAGCTTTTATTTTATCAACTAACTCAAGATATTGCTCCTTAGTATATCTTCTATTCATTTTTTTAAGCACCTTGGTACTACCAGATTGAAATGGCAAATGAATATGATTACATAATTTTTTTGAATTTCCTATTACTTCTATAAGCTCGTCCGATAAATCTTTTGGATGAGAAGTCATGAATCTAATACGTTCCAATCCATCTATTTTTTCTATCTCTTGTATAAGCTCTGCAAAAGTAATAGGATTGTCCAAACTTTTTCCATAAGAGTTAACGTTTTGCCCTAATAAAGTTATCTCTTTCACTCCATCTTCAACCAATTCTTTTATTTCATTCATTATATCTTCTGGTTTTCTGCTTCTTTCCCTACCTCTAACGTAAGGTACTATACAATAAGTACAGAAATTGTTACATCCAAACATGACATTAACACTTGATTTAAATTTATATTTTCTGATGCTAGGAAGATCTTCAACGATTTCTTTATAATTTTCCCATATATCTATAACCATTTTACCTGTATCTAGCCTAGTTTGAATCAATTCTGCTAATTTATATAAATTATGAGTACCAAATAGAATATCCACATGTCTATATGCTCTTTTAATTTCTTTAATAACTGTATCTTGTTGCATCATACATCCACATAGTGCAATCAACATATTAGGATTACGTTTTTTACTATTTTTCAATGCGCCAAGTCTACCATATACTTTTAATTCAGCATTCTCTCTAACACAACATGTATTATATATAACAAAATCAGCATCTTTTTCTTCAGTTGCAGGTACATAACCTATTTGTTCTAATATTCCCTTTAGTTTTTCCGAATCATGGGCATTCATTTGGCACCCAAAAGTTGAGACAAAATATTTTAACCCTTTACCTTTTATTTGTTCTGAGAGTTTGTCCATTATTCGTTTTTGTTTTAGACTTTCTTCATGTGATATGTCTAGATTTTTATTCATTTTATTCCTCCACTATCCGTCTATTAAATGATTATCAATACACTTATCTTTTTATCGCATATATAATTTTATTTTTTATGATATTAGTATTTTACATAATATATAGTTTTTTTTCAACCATTGTTAATTATCATCTATGTTTTCATCATCTGAATTCATATCATCATTGTAATTATTAGATTCTTCATTAATAATATCTTTATACTTTTTGGTATTATATTTCTTTTTATCACAGGGGCTTCTAGTATTTAAACAATTATTGAATTCCCTTGACGACCTAACTAAACCTGATGCGCTTAAGCCAGTATATAAACCAAATATTACACATGATTTCAGATTAGTAGAACATAATGTCATACCAAGAGCTAGTCCAATAACTAGATTTATGAATGGTATATATCTGTTTGGTACTCCAGTCATTCTTATAGTTTCGCCCATACCTGCTATAAGGGGAATTAAAATTAAATATGAATATTCCACAACTTGTCCCTCCTTCTAATTCTTTAGTACATTATATGCTAAGATAATCAAAAGGGTGTACAAGCTCTATCTATTATAACATAATAATAGTCTTTAACATATCGTATATATAAATAATTTTTCATGTTTTTAGACAATTTAGTTATTGTTATTCTTACCAAATAATAGAATTATTGAATAAATTATTATATTAAAGTATAATATTGTTATTGAAAGTTGGTCTGCATTTATATGATAATAAAATTAATTATTCATCATATAGTTTCAAATAATTTTTGTATTACATTACTCTAAGGAGAAATCTATGATAATAATAAATAAGAATATTGATATAAACATAAAATCACTAAAGGAAAGATTTGACAGTCTTGAGAATCTACTGATATTTGATATTGAGACTACAGGATTTTCTTATAGGAAAAATATAATTTATTTAATTGGATGTGTTTACTTTGTTGATGAGCAAGCTAATATAATTCAATGGTTAGCAGAAAATGAAAATGATGAATATGCTGTTATTTATGAATTTATTAAATTCAGTAATGATTTCAAATGTATAGTTCATTATAACGGAACAACTTTTGACATTCCTTTCGTTTCAAAAAAAGCACATTTATACAGAATATCTAATACTCTTTCTTGTTTAGATAATATAGATATTTACAAATTAATAAAACCATGCAAACATATATTCAATATAGAAAATTGCAAATTGAAAACTATTGAGAAATATCTTAACATACATAGAAAAGATAAATTTTCTGGAGGAGAATTAATAAATCAATTCATTTCTTATACAAATTCTAAAGATATTATTATTAGAAATAACTTATTACAGCATAATGAAGACGATATAATTGGTTTGACAAAATCGCTAAAAATACTAGATTACATAGATATATATAACAATTTGGTCAATAATAAAATACCATTTACGATTGATAGTATTTCCATAGAAGAAATGATATTGGCTATCAACATTTCATTAAGCACAACTACACCTTTTGATTATAAATATACTCATGGAAATTACAGTGTTCATATAAATAATGAAAGAATAGTTATCAACATATCCTTAATAAAAGATGAATTAAAATATTTTTTTGATAATTATAAAGATTACTATTATGTTTATTCTGAAGATCAAGCAATTCATAAAGATATTGCTAAATACATTGACAAAGATAATAAAATTAAGGCTACACGAGAATTAAGTTATATAAAGAAAAGAGGCATTTTTATACCTCTACTTGATAACTATAACGCTATCAATGAAAATTTATTCTATACATCTACGAAATCCAAAACTAGATATATTATGTTATTAGACTGTACACTAGAAAACAATACTTTCATAGAAAATTTATGTATTAGCGTTCTAAATAATTTATAATAATTCATCATTTTTAGTGTAGAAAAAAGATTTTAAGGATGAAAATTTATATTCAATCGATTGAATAATCTGTTCTGTACTTCCAACAAAAAGAACTGCATCCTTTTTCATTGCTCTATTGAATTTTTTATAAATACTATCTTTTGCATCATCAGTAAAGTATATCAAAACATTACGGCATACGATTAAGTCACAGTTTTTAGGATATTCATCTTTTAATAAATTCAATTGTCTAAATTCTATACACTTTTTGATATCATCCGTGATCTGATATGAATTACCCACTTGTCTAAAAAATTTTGATTTGAATTCTTCAGGTAATCCAACTAAACTTTTATCTTTATATAGTCCTAATTTTGCTTTTTCCAAAACCTGCTTATCAATATCTGTTGCAACAATTTTAATTTGATTTAATGGTATAAATTTACTTAAAACCATAGCTAGAGAATAGGGTTCATCACCTGTAGAACAAGCGGAACTCCAAATTTTTAGGTTTTTAGAAAATTTATTGATCAGATAAGGTATAATATCTTTTTCAAGAACTTGCCATTGAGTAGGATTCCTATAAAATTCTGATACATTAATTGTCAAATAATTAATAAATTCTTCATATGTTTTTCTATCTTTTTTTAGTAAATCAACAAATTCTTGATAAGTTTCAGCTTCATTTTTTTTGATTAATGAATCTATACGCCTTTTCATTTGTCTTTCTTTATAGGAACTCAAATCAATTTTAGAGAGTCTGAAAATGGCTTCTTTAAAATCATCATAATTTTCAATCACTATTTTATCTTCCCCTTTAATAAGTTTATTACAGTTATTTGTTTGTACCC encodes:
- a CDS encoding CheR family methyltransferase, which codes for MIENYDDFKEAIFRLSKIDLSSYKERQMKRRIDSLIKKNEAETYQEFVDLLKKDRKTYEEFINYLTINVSEFYRNPTQWQVLEKDIIPYLINKFSKNLKIWSSACSTGDEPYSLAMVLSKFIPLNQIKIVATDIDKQVLEKAKLGLYKDKSLVGLPEEFKSKFFRQVGNSYQITDDIKKCIEFRQLNLLKDEYPKNCDLIVCRNVLIYFTDDAKDSIYKKFNRAMKKDAVLFVGSTEQIIQSIEYKFSSLKSFFYTKNDELL